One Desulfobulbus oligotrophicus DNA segment encodes these proteins:
- the fusA gene encoding elongation factor G, translating into MAGGEPLASVRNIGIMAHIDAGKTTTTERILFYTGRSHKYGEVHDGAAIMDWMEQEQERGITITSAATTCNWRNHRINIIDTPGHVDFTVEVERSLRVLDGVVAVFCAVGGVEPQSETVWRQADRYKIPRIAFVNKMDRVGASFHGCLEEIEDRLGANPVAVNLPIGCEETFSGVIDLVEMQALRFDEASLGQVVISEPIPDSLVGESSAARMTLLEKLADFDEGVMEKYLNDQEIPSDELRAALRKATLALEVVPVLCGSAFKNKGVQPLLDAITAYLPSPVDIPPVEGLDKKGETLVRKAGADERLCGLVFKLQTDPYVGNLAFIRIYSGVLRVGDRVTNPRNGKTEKIPKLLKLHANKREEVDCISAGDIGAVAGLKFTGTGDTLCALGDYILLERIQFPEPVIGIAIEPKTKADEKHLAESLSKIAQEDPSFKITVSDETGQTIIAGMGELHLDIIVERLVRDFKVAANIGKPQVAYREKITQPCRAEGRFESMGTGKEQFGHVEIELLPGEKGSGNQFYCCVDEDVIPSAFVETIRKGVLGSFDSGPLVGYPMIDVVARLVGGSYDENKSTDMAFGVAATVASRKAAVQGHPVLLEPVMDLQIVSPEEYLGDVLNDLNKKGAQVQGVEVERGRQLIFAKAPLAELFGYSTDLRSATQGRATFTMIFSEFAVVPDRRAEVTLQKIKGV; encoded by the coding sequence GTGGCAGGGGGAGAACCATTAGCCAGTGTGCGCAATATAGGCATAATGGCCCATATCGATGCGGGAAAGACAACCACTACCGAGCGTATCCTGTTTTACACTGGTCGCTCTCATAAGTATGGAGAAGTTCATGATGGTGCGGCGATCATGGACTGGATGGAGCAGGAGCAGGAGAGAGGGATAACGATCACTTCAGCCGCCACGACCTGCAATTGGCGAAACCACCGGATCAACATTATTGACACTCCCGGTCATGTTGATTTTACAGTCGAAGTTGAACGCAGCTTGCGTGTGCTGGATGGGGTTGTTGCTGTTTTTTGTGCTGTTGGTGGTGTGGAGCCGCAATCTGAAACTGTTTGGAGGCAGGCGGACCGCTATAAGATTCCGCGAATTGCCTTTGTTAATAAGATGGATAGGGTCGGGGCATCGTTTCACGGGTGCCTCGAGGAAATTGAAGATCGATTGGGCGCTAATCCAGTGGCGGTCAACCTCCCGATCGGTTGTGAAGAGACCTTCTCCGGGGTCATCGATTTGGTGGAGATGCAGGCACTCCGATTCGATGAGGCGTCCCTGGGGCAGGTGGTTATCAGTGAACCTATACCAGATTCACTAGTTGGCGAATCATCGGCTGCCCGAATGACACTCCTCGAGAAGTTGGCCGACTTCGATGAGGGGGTCATGGAAAAATATTTAAATGATCAAGAGATCCCTTCTGACGAGCTTCGTGCAGCTTTGCGTAAAGCAACGCTTGCTCTTGAGGTCGTGCCGGTGCTTTGCGGGTCTGCATTCAAGAATAAAGGGGTGCAGCCCCTGCTTGATGCCATAACAGCTTATCTGCCGTCACCTGTTGATATTCCGCCGGTTGAAGGGCTGGATAAAAAAGGGGAGACGCTGGTACGTAAGGCTGGTGCGGATGAACGGTTATGCGGGTTGGTTTTTAAACTGCAAACAGATCCCTATGTAGGAAACCTGGCCTTTATTCGTATCTATTCCGGGGTGCTGAGGGTGGGTGACAGGGTAACAAACCCTCGTAACGGAAAGACTGAAAAGATTCCGAAACTTTTAAAGCTTCATGCCAATAAACGCGAAGAGGTTGATTGTATATCAGCAGGCGATATCGGCGCTGTGGCGGGTCTGAAGTTTACCGGCACCGGAGATACTCTTTGCGCTTTGGGCGATTATATACTGTTGGAGCGGATACAGTTTCCTGAGCCGGTAATAGGCATTGCCATTGAACCGAAGACAAAGGCGGATGAAAAGCATCTTGCTGAAAGTCTGTCTAAGATCGCCCAGGAAGACCCAAGTTTCAAGATTACAGTCAGTGACGAAACTGGGCAGACAATAATAGCAGGCATGGGGGAGCTGCACCTGGATATTATTGTCGAGCGACTTGTGCGTGACTTTAAGGTGGCCGCTAATATTGGTAAGCCGCAGGTTGCCTATCGAGAGAAAATCACACAGCCATGCAGGGCTGAGGGTCGGTTTGAATCGATGGGGACTGGCAAGGAACAGTTCGGTCATGTTGAAATAGAACTGTTGCCCGGGGAAAAAGGATCAGGGAATCAATTTTACTGCTGCGTTGATGAGGATGTTATACCCTCTGCCTTTGTTGAGACAATACGTAAAGGGGTATTGGGTAGCTTTGATTCCGGGCCACTGGTCGGTTATCCGATGATTGATGTTGTTGCAAGGTTGGTTGGTGGTTCGTACGATGAAAACAAGTCGACGGACATGGCCTTCGGCGTTGCCGCTACAGTGGCTTCCCGAAAGGCTGCGGTGCAGGGGCATCCTGTGTTGCTGGAGCCGGTGATGGATCTCCAGATTGTGTCTCCTGAAGAGTATTTGGGTGATGTGCTGAACGACCTGAATAAAAAAGGTGCTCAGGTGCAGGGCGTGGAAGTCGAACGCGGTAGACAGCTTATATTTGCTAAGGCACCACTGGCAGAGTTGTTTGGATATTCGACGGATTTACGTTCAGCCACCCAGGGCAGAGCGACGTTTACAATGATTTTCAGTGAATTTGCAGTGGTCCCTGATAGGCGAGCTGAAGTCACTCTGCAGAAAATAAAAGGGGTCTAA
- the tuf gene encoding elongation factor Tu translates to MAKEKFTRTKPHVNVGTIGHIDHGKTTTTAAITRVLSTKGMAKFTEFNEIDKAPEEKERGITIATSHVEYETESRHYAHVDCPGHADYIKNMITGAAQMDGAILVVAATDGPMPQTREHILLARQVGVPAIVVFLNKCDMVDDPELIELVEMELRELLDKYDFPGDEIPIIQGSALLALENPEDEEKAKCIWDLMAAVDSYVPQPERAIDKPFLMPVEDVFSISGRGTVATGRIERGVVHVGDEVEIVGIRPTVKTTCTGVEMFRKLLDEGQAGDNIGALLRGVKREEIVRGQVLAKPGSIKPYKKFKAECYILTKEEGGRHTPFFNGYRPQFYFRTTDVTGVCTLDEGVEMVMPGDNIHITGELITPIAMEAGLRFAIREGGRTVGAGVISEIIG, encoded by the coding sequence ATGGCGAAAGAGAAATTTACCCGGACGAAGCCGCATGTCAATGTCGGAACGATTGGTCATATTGATCATGGTAAAACTACCACGACTGCTGCGATAACCCGTGTTTTGTCCACCAAGGGTATGGCTAAGTTCACGGAGTTTAACGAGATTGACAAGGCTCCTGAGGAGAAGGAACGTGGAATAACCATCGCCACCTCGCATGTTGAATATGAGACCGAGAGTCGTCATTACGCTCACGTTGACTGTCCGGGTCATGCTGACTACATCAAGAACATGATCACCGGTGCTGCCCAGATGGATGGTGCGATTCTTGTGGTTGCGGCGACCGACGGTCCTATGCCTCAGACACGGGAGCACATTTTGCTAGCCCGTCAGGTTGGTGTTCCGGCGATAGTTGTCTTTTTGAACAAGTGCGACATGGTTGATGATCCCGAGCTGATCGAGCTTGTGGAGATGGAGCTTCGTGAGCTGCTTGACAAGTATGATTTTCCTGGTGACGAGATTCCGATCATCCAGGGTTCAGCTTTGCTGGCACTTGAGAATCCTGAGGATGAAGAGAAGGCGAAGTGCATCTGGGATCTGATGGCAGCTGTTGACAGTTATGTACCTCAACCTGAGCGTGCGATTGACAAGCCGTTTTTAATGCCTGTTGAGGATGTTTTTTCAATCTCTGGTCGTGGTACGGTTGCGACCGGTCGAATTGAGCGCGGTGTTGTCCACGTTGGGGACGAGGTTGAGATCGTTGGCATTCGGCCGACAGTGAAGACCACCTGTACCGGTGTGGAGATGTTCCGCAAGTTGCTTGATGAGGGTCAGGCCGGTGACAATATTGGTGCATTGTTGCGTGGTGTTAAGCGTGAGGAGATAGTTCGCGGTCAGGTTTTAGCGAAGCCGGGTTCGATCAAGCCGTACAAGAAGTTCAAGGCTGAGTGTTATATATTGACCAAGGAAGAGGGTGGTCGCCACACGCCGTTTTTTAACGGTTATCGTCCTCAGTTTTATTTTCGGACCACCGATGTCACGGGTGTCTGCACCCTGGATGAGGGTGTAGAGATGGTTATGCCTGGTGACAACATTCATATTACTGGTGAGCTGATCACCCCGATCGCCATGGAGGCTGGCCTTCGTTTTGCGATTCGGGAAGGCGGTCGTACTGTAGGCGCCGGCGTTATTAGCGAAATTATTGGATAA
- the rpsG gene encoding 30S ribosomal protein S7: MPRKKMLEKRSVAPDPRYNSVLVAKFTNGLMVAGKKTVARRLFYDAMSIVGNKLPDQEPLVVFEEAMENVRPRVEVKSRRVGGATYQVPVEVRPERRNALAIRWIINNSKGRSGQTMSERLAAELLDAFNNRGASVKKKDDTHKMAEANKAFAHYRW; this comes from the coding sequence ATGCCTAGAAAGAAGATGTTGGAAAAGCGGTCGGTTGCTCCTGATCCAAGGTATAATTCGGTGTTGGTGGCAAAATTTACTAACGGGCTGATGGTTGCGGGTAAAAAGACCGTTGCCAGGCGGCTCTTTTATGATGCCATGAGTATCGTCGGCAACAAGCTGCCCGATCAGGAGCCGCTCGTTGTTTTTGAAGAGGCCATGGAAAATGTCAGGCCACGGGTTGAGGTGAAGAGCCGGCGTGTTGGTGGGGCGACTTATCAGGTGCCCGTAGAGGTACGTCCGGAGCGAAGAAATGCGCTGGCCATCAGATGGATTATAAATAATTCAAAAGGGCGATCCGGTCAAACCATGTCGGAGCGACTGGCTGCCGAATTGCTGGATGCTTTTAATAATCGAGGTGCCTCGGTTAAGAAAAAAGATGATACGCATAAAATGGCTGAGGCAAACAAGGCTTTCGCACATTACCGTTGGTAA
- the rpsL gene encoding 30S ribosomal protein S12: MPTINQLVRNRRKKITKNTNTPALQSCPQKRGVCVRVYTTTPKKPNSALRKVARVRLTNGIEVASYIPGIGHNLQEHSVVLIRGGRVRDLPGVRYHIVRGTLDTLGVNERRQGRSKYGAKRPK; the protein is encoded by the coding sequence ATGCCTACGATTAACCAATTGGTCAGAAATCGACGCAAGAAGATAACCAAAAACACCAACACTCCCGCCTTGCAGAGTTGTCCGCAAAAGCGCGGGGTCTGTGTCCGGGTGTATACGACGACTCCCAAGAAGCCGAACTCGGCTTTGCGAAAAGTTGCAAGGGTTCGTCTGACAAACGGAATTGAGGTTGCTTCTTATATACCAGGGATTGGACACAACCTGCAGGAGCACTCGGTTGTGCTCATTCGAGGTGGTCGTGTTAGGGACTTGCCGGGTGTTCGGTATCATATTGTACGTGGAACCCTGGATACACTCGGGGTTAACGAGCGGCGGCAGGGTCGATCAAAATATGGGGCTAAGCGCCCTAAATAA
- the rpsJ gene encoding 30S ribosomal protein S10, with product MPADKIRIRLKGYDHKLLDLSTKEIVDTARRTGATIVGPIPLPTSISKYTVLRSPHVDKKSREQFEMRTHRRLLDILEPTQQTIDSLMKLELSAGVDVEIKLP from the coding sequence ATTCCTGCAGATAAAATTCGTATCAGATTGAAAGGGTACGATCACAAGCTACTTGACCTTTCCACAAAAGAGATAGTTGATACCGCGAGGCGAACAGGTGCCACAATTGTCGGGCCTATACCACTGCCCACCAGTATCAGTAAATATACGGTGTTGAGATCACCGCATGTTGACAAGAAATCCCGTGAACAGTTTGAAATGCGGACCCACCGGCGACTGTTGGATATACTTGAACCGACGCAGCAAACCATTGACTCTCTCATGAAGCTTGAGTTGTCGGCCGGGGTTGATGTTGAAATTAAATTACCATGA